ACGCCGCCGTCGTGCAGCCCTGAAAGGACCGGGTCCGAGTCGGCGCCCGGCAGGACGGCCAATGTTTCGAGGCCGGAGGCCACGAGGGCGCGGGAAACGTTAACGCCCTTTCCGCCGGACTCCTGGTGGACGGCGACAGCCCGCTGTACTTCGCCGCGGGCCAGTGGCGCCGGAAGCTCCACTGTGCGGTCCAAGCTTGGATTGGCGGTCAAGGTGACGATCATGCGATCACCACGTCTACGCCGGCCTCGGCCAGGGCTGCGGCGAGTTCCGCGGAGGGCTCACTATCTGTGATCAAAGTGTCAACATCCTTCAGGGTGGCGAACTGGACCAACGTCTCGGCGTCCAGTTTGGAAGAATCGGCCAATGCCACGACGCGGCGGGCTGACTTGACGAAGGCGGCTTTTACCGCGGCTTCTTCAGGATCTGGCGTGCTCAGCCCGAAGGTGGAGTGGATGCCGTTGGCACCGACGAACGCGATGTCCGGACGAAGCTTGTAGGCGGCCTCCACCGTGGACTGTCCGACGGCGGCCTGGGTCAGCCCGCGCACGCGGCCACCCAGGATCTGGAGGGCGATGCCGGCTGTGGAGGACAGCTTGCCGGCAATGGGAATGGCGTGGGTGATGACCACGAGTTCCTCGTTGCCGTTGGCTGCGGGTGTCCGCTGGGCGAGCAGGTCTGCCAGGGTCTCGGTTGTGGAGCCTGCGTCCAGCAGGATGCTGCCGGTGGTGAGCTCGGGTATCAGGGCAAGTGCGGCCGCAGCGATGCGGTGTTTCTCGGACTGGCGCTGGATTGCGCGTTCCAGGATGCTCTCCTCACGGGTGCTCAAGCGGTCCGAAGGGACGGCCCCGCCATGAACGCGGCGCAGGCTCCCTGAAACTTCAAGGGCTGCCAGATCCCGGCGGATGGTCTCCGTGGTGATGCTGAAACGGTCGGCGAGGTCAGTGACGCTCACCCGTCCGCGCTCGGCGACGAGTGCGGAGATCAGTTGTTGGCGCTCTTCAGCGAACACTTACCCTCCATTGCGGTAAAGCCATTTGTCAGTGCAGCCGCATCAGGTGACTGCTGTCACAACGATGTGGAATTGCTTGACTCTATCTTTGTTTATGTTGGTAAGTCAATAGAAACCAACACAAACAAAGATTGCTGTTGGGGGGATGGGCAGTGCTGTTGCGATGATGGGTAGTTCCGGGCACACCAAAGGGCATGCCACACTCCCTGTAGTGCGACATGCCCTTCCTTCGGATCCTGACTGGGGGATTCGCCGGGATCCGGTCTATGGGGTTGGAAACCTTCGCGTGCGCCTAAAGGGCGGGTGCGGGCGGTTCTCCGGGAGCTTGCCCGGGGCC
This window of the Arthrobacter sp. StoSoilB5 genome carries:
- a CDS encoding DeoR/GlpR family DNA-binding transcription regulator, with amino-acid sequence MFAEERQQLISALVAERGRVSVTDLADRFSITTETIRRDLAALEVSGSLRRVHGGAVPSDRLSTREESILERAIQRQSEKHRIAAAALALIPELTTGSILLDAGSTTETLADLLAQRTPAANGNEELVVITHAIPIAGKLSSTAGIALQILGGRVRGLTQAAVGQSTVEAAYKLRPDIAFVGANGIHSTFGLSTPDPEEAAVKAAFVKSARRVVALADSSKLDAETLVQFATLKDVDTLITDSEPSAELAAALAEAGVDVVIA